In Pseudosulfitobacter pseudonitzschiae, the sequence ATCGTGCGGCTGACCGATCAGGCCTATGTCGGTACAATCCGGCTGGGTGTGCCCCATGACATCGTTTATCCGGCGATTCCCCGCGTGCTGAAACAGTTCAACGCGGCCTTTCCGCGGGTGCAGGTGCAACTGATCTCTTGCTATACAAAAGCGTTGAAGGCCGATTTTGGCAAAGGTGAAATCGACCTGATCCTGACAACCGAAACCTTTGTCGATGCGGGCGGCGAAACCCTGTGCGTCAAACCACTGTGCTGGCTGGGCGCGCCGGACGGGTCTGCATGGCGCCAGCGTCCGCTGAAGCTGGCCTTTGGGCGGCACTGCACCTTTCGTCCGCGCGTCATCGAACGGTTGGATAAGGCAGGCATTGATTGGGACGTGATCGTGGAAACCGACAGCGACCGCACCATCGAGGCCACCGTCAGCGCCGATCTGGCGATCAACACGATGATCGAGGGAACAGAGCCACCCCATCTTCAGCGGATTGACCACGGCGGCCACCTGCCGGACCTGCCTGCGCAGATGATCAATCTTTACGGTGCGACGCGATCGAAAAACATGGTGCATGACGCGCTCGCAGACCTGTTGCGACGTGCTTTTGGCAACGAAGAGCACACACGCCTGCGCGCGGTATAGTTGTTTGATCGGGCCGGAAATGGCCGCCAATCGACGGGTTCAACTGTGGGTTACAAGGGGCGCTGAAACCCTTCGGCTTCCCCAAGGGCAGCCGGACAGGTGCCGGTGACGCACTGCCCAAGTTTTTGATAAATTTTGCTTTCTGTGCTATCTTTGATGTCCGGTGACTTTGTCGCATTGTTCTCGGGTGACGTGCATTGCAAGGGGCAGCGTTTGAAGTGGGGTCATTGGTGCTAATCAAATTTCGACTTTTTGGAAAGATACTTAAGGTTGAGCGTTAGAAGTGTTGCTTTTGATGTGCAAATGCCTATTGTTTTTTTCCTGTAAACGAGTGTGAAATCCAAGCCTGAAAATGATCGGATCCAAGTGAGCCTCATCTTCGCCTGCATGGAATTTTCAAAGGAGGTTTTAGATGGCTCATAAAGTAGACGAGCACGTTGGAAAACGTATTCGCCAGCGTCGCTGGTTGGTTGGCATGACCCAACAAAAACTGGCCGAGATGGTCGGTATTAAATTTCAGCAAATTCAAAAGTATGAAACCGGTGCGAACCGCGTCAGCGCGTCCCGCCTGTGGGATATCGGCGAGGCGATGGGCGTCAACGTATCGTTTTTCTTCGAAGGGCTGGATGGTGATGTGGGGTCGAAACCTTCGGGCCGCTTTGTTCCCGGCGATTTGCTGGAAGACAAAGAAGCGATGGATCTTGTGCGCTCGTACTACGCCATCCCCAAAAACCAGCGCCGGCGTCTGTTCGAACTGGCCCGCGTGCTGAGTGACGTTGCATAAATCCTGACGGGATTGTCTTGCCTTGGGGCTGTCAAAATGGCACCTCGGCAGGATGACATACACCCATGATGCCCTTCTGGATGTGGCGCAGCAGCTGGCCGATGCCGCCCGCGCTGCGATCCTTCCCCATTTTCGCAACATCGGCCTGACAGCCGAAAACAAGCTGTCAGGCGGCTATGACCCCGTGACCATTGCCGACCGCGCCGCCGAAGAGGCGATGCGCGCGGTTCTGGCCGACCTGCGCCCCGACGACGCCATTCTGGGCGAAGAGTTCGGCGCCGTGGCTGGCTCCAGCGGGTTGACGTGGGTGCTGGACCCGATCGACGGCACGCGCGGCTTTGTTTCGGGTACGCCGACATGGGGCGTTCTGATCGCCGTGGGCGGCAAGGATGGCCCCGAAATCGGCATTATCGACCAGCCCTATATTGGCGAGCGTTTCATCGGCACACCCGAGGCCGCATGGGTCCACGGTCCCCAAGGTCGTGCGCCGTTGAAAACCCGCCCGCCGCGTCCGCTGTCGCAGGCCACCGTCTTTACCACCTTCCCCGAGGTCGGCACCCCTGCGGATGCCGCCGCGTTTGTCGACGTGGCGGGGCGCGCGCAACTGACGCGCTACGGGATGGATTGCTATGCCTATGCGCTGGTGGCCGCAGGTCAGGTCGATCTGGTGATCGAGGCAGGTTTGAACGCCTACGACATTCAGGCCCCCATCGCCGTGATTCAGGCCGCTGGCGGCATTGTCACCGACTGGCAGGGCGGACCCGTCCACAACGGGGGCCGCGCACTGGCTGCCGCCAACGCCGGGATTCACGCCGAAGCGCTGGCCATATTGGCCAAACACATATGACCGAGGTTCTGGTCAAAGGCGCGGATTGCATCCTGACAATGGACGACGACCGCCGCGAACTGGCCGGTGCCGACATCTTGCTGCGCAATGGCAGGATTGCAGGGGTGGGGCAGGAGCTGGAGACCTCCGGCGAAACCGTTCTGGCGGCGGGCTGTGTGGTCACACCCGGTTTGGTCAACACCCACCACCACCTTTACCAGACGCTGACCCGTGCCGTGCCCGGCGGTCAGGATGCGCTGTTGTTCGGCTGGCTGAAAACGCTCTATCCGATCTGGGCGCGGTTTACGCCGGACCATATGCACACCTCTGCGCAGGTGGGGCTGGCCGAACTGGCGCTGTCGGGCTGCACCTTGTCGTCCGATCACCTTTATCTTTACCCCAATGGCGCACGGCTTGAGGATACGATCCACGCCGCTGCCGAGCTGGGTCTGCGGTTCCATCCCACGCGCGGCTCTATGAGTATCGGGGAAAGTCTGGGTGGGCTGCCCCCTGACAATCTGGTCGAGCAAGAGGCCGCGATCCTCGAGGATTGCATCCGTGTGATCGACGCCTTTCACGACCCGTCCGAAGGGTCGATGTGTCGCGTGGGCCTTGCGCCCTGTTCGCCCTTTTCGGTCAGCACTGGCCTGATGCGAGACACTGCCCTTCTGGCCCGCGACAAAGGGGTGATGCTGCACACGCACTTGGCCGAAAACGAAGAAGACATCGCCTATAGCCTTGCGGCTTATGGCAAACGCCCCGGTGAATATGCACAGGATCTGGGCTGGACCGGGCCAGACGTCTGGCACGCGCATTGCGTCAAGCTGGACACATCCGAAATTGACCTGTTCGCCCGCACCCGTACCGGTGTGGCGCATTGCCCGTGTTCGAACTGCCGTCTGGGCAGCGGCATTGCCCCCGTGCGTGCCTTGCGCGATGCAGGTGTGCCGGTTGGGCTGGGCGTGGACGGATCGGCCAGCAATGACGCTGGCAATCTGGTGGCCGAGGCACGTCAGGCGATGTTGTTGCAGCGTGTCGCCAACGGCGCCGACGCCATGAGCGCGCGCGAAGCGCTCGAGATCGCCACCCGAGGCGGCGCCGACACTCTGAGCCGCCCCGATTGCGGTCGCATCGCAGTGGGCAAACGCGCCGATCTGGCGATCTGGGATGTCAGTGGTATTGCCAGTGCAGGCAGCTGGGATCCGGCGGCATTGCTGCTGGCGGGGCCGACGACGGTACGCGACCTGTTTGTCGAAGGCCGCCAGATCGTGCGCGACGGGCAAATCACGACGCTGGACATGGGCGCGGTCATTGCGCGGCAGAACACGCTTGCCCGTCAGCTGCAAGACGCGCTGTAGCTGGCGGCGCGGCATTCAAGGCGCACGGCCTGACCTTCGGGCCGTCGTTACAAATCCAGAATCAGCGCGCCGGATTCTTTGGCCTTGTGCTCTGGCTCGACGTGGATGGCGATATGCGTGACCTCCAGCGTCTCTTTAAGTGCTTTTTCGATCCGGTCACAGATTTCATGGGCTTCGAACACTGTCGTCTCTCCGGGCACCACAAGGTGGAAGTCGATAAAAATGGCTGAACCGGCGTGGCGTGTGCGCAGATCATGCGCCTCCATCGCGCCATTGGCCTCCGAGGCGATGACTTCGTGGATGCGGTTCATCATGGTTTCCGACACCGCTTCATCCATCAAACCGCTCAGCGATTCCCGAACGATTTTCCAACCCGACCACAGAATGTTGACGGCCACCAGCGAGGCAAGGATCGGGTCCAGAATCCACCATCCGGTCGCAACCGCCAAAAGCACGCCAACCGCCACGCCAATCGAAGTCAGAACATCGGTTACCAGATGTTTGCCGTCAGCGACCAAAGCAGGGGATTTATGTTTGCGCCCGTTCGAGATCAGCACCCACGCCCACAGGCCGTTGATGACAGTGGCCCCCAAATTCACCAAAAGCCCTTCGACGGGCGCATCCAGTGCGGCGGGGGTCATAAAGCCCTGAAATGCCTCGCGCAGGATCAAAAGTGCGGCAAGGATAATCATCACCCCTTCAAGCACAGCACTGAAAAATTCGGCCTTGTGATGGCCATAGGGGTGATCGGCGTCCGCAGGCTTGGCCGCAACGCGGATGGCAATCAGGGCGGCAAAGGCGGTCGCCACATTGACCGTGCTTTCCAGCGCATCCGACAAAAGCGCAACCGAGCCAGTCATCCAATAGGCGAGTGTTTTCAGCCCCAGAACGGCGAAGCCTATGAAGATACTGCCAATCGCAAGCTTGATCGTCGACATGACGGGAATCCTCGTTGCGCTTTGCGCATCTGATAAAGACTGCGCCTTAAAAGCTCAAGTGATTGACTTTGAAAGTGAAAATCACTCGCAACTGCGGATGCGGTTTTCCGGATGATCACACCACGCCGCATTCCGGTGGGCCTGCGCGGTCGCGTGCCTTAGGTCACAACCCGCCCGTTCACCCAAACCTGCGCCACCGCGCGGTCGTCACCCATCATGATGGTGGCAAACACTGCCTCCCAGATGTCTGACACATTTGCCGCCCGCTGCGCGATGGCAGGCGTCGAGGCAAGGTCGAGCACGCAAATATCCGCCTCATATCCGGCTGCCAACGTGCCGATGCGGTCGTGCAAGTGCAGGCTGCGCGCCGATCCTGCGGTGGCCAGCCACAGCAAATGCCGCGCGTGCAGCGGGGTGCCGCGCAACTGGCCGATCTCATAGGCGGCAGCCATTGTGCGCAGCATCGAAAACGAAGACCCGCCGCCGGTGTCCGTTGCCAGCCCGATCGCGATGCCGCGCGCAGCCAGCCCCGCCAGATCCATCAGCCCCGACCCGATAAAGGTGTTCGAGGTCGGGCAATGCACCACTGCGGCACCCACTTCTGCCAAGCGGTCAATCTCGCGCGGCTCCATGTGGATCGCGTGACCATAAACACCGTGCGCGCCCAATAGCCCGCGCGCTTCGTAGGTGTCCAGATAATCGCGGGCTTGCGGATAGAGGTCGCGCACCCATGCAATCTCGTCGACTTGTTCCGACAGATGCGTCTGCATTAGGCAATCGGGATGCTCGGCCCAAAGCGCGCCAAGCGCCTCAAGCTGTTCGGGGGTCGACGTGGGCGAAAACCGCGGTGTGATTGCATAGTGCGCGCGGCCCGTGCCGTGCCAGCGGGTCAGCAGCGCCTTGCTGTCGTCATAGGCACTTTGCGCGGTGTCGCGCAGGGTGTCGGGGGCGTTGCGGTCCATGCAGGTCTTGCCGGCCACGACGCGCATGTCGCGCGCCGCGGCTGCCTCGAAAAACGCATCGACGGATGCGGGGTGGATGGTGGCAAAGGAACACATCGTAGTGGTGCCGTGCGCCAGCGCCAGATCAAGATAGTCGCCCGAGACCCTGGCTGCGTAATCCGTATCGCCAAAGCGGGATTCTTCGGGGAAAGTATAGGTGTTCAGCCAGTCGATCAGCCGCTTGCCCCAGCTGGCGATGATGGCGGTTTGCGGGTAATGCACGTGCGCATCGACAAAACCGGGCAGGATCAGTCGGTTGGCGTGATCATGCACCTCGGCCTGCGGGGCCTGCGCACGCAGCCGATCGGCGGGGCCGGTTGCCGCAATGTGGTTGCCCTCGATCAGCACGCCGTGTCCGGCATGGATCTGCACCGCGTCCGCGTCGGCAAACGGGTCGCCGGTGGTCTTCAGCACATGGCCGGTCAAAAGGATTTGCTTGCTCATGTGGCGCACGATAAGCGGGTGGTCACAAAAGGTAAATTGACCTTTGGTCTTGCCGCACCATTGTGTACCAGAACACCCGCGCCTATTGTCGCGGACGCATTACGGGGGCCGGGCCATGTCAGACGAATTCGAACCGATCAAGGAAGAAGCCAAGATCGAAGAAGAGCGCTCTGACGAGGCATACGAACTGGACCGCAAAGCGGTCAGTGCGATTCTTTATGCGGTGGACATCGAGGATCAGGCCAAACTGATCGAGTTGATGGAACCGCTGCACCCGGCGGACATCGCCGACCTTCTGGAACAGGTGAACGCCTTTGACCGCACGCGGCTGATCCGGCTGTACGACCGTGAATTCGACGGTGATATCCTGTCGGAACTGGACGAAAGCATTCGCGA encodes:
- a CDS encoding cation diffusion facilitator family transporter, whose amino-acid sequence is MSTIKLAIGSIFIGFAVLGLKTLAYWMTGSVALLSDALESTVNVATAFAALIAIRVAAKPADADHPYGHHKAEFFSAVLEGVMIILAALLILREAFQGFMTPAALDAPVEGLLVNLGATVINGLWAWVLISNGRKHKSPALVADGKHLVTDVLTSIGVAVGVLLAVATGWWILDPILASLVAVNILWSGWKIVRESLSGLMDEAVSETMMNRIHEVIASEANGAMEAHDLRTRHAGSAIFIDFHLVVPGETTVFEAHEICDRIEKALKETLEVTHIAIHVEPEHKAKESGALILDL
- a CDS encoding helix-turn-helix domain-containing protein; its protein translation is MAHKVDEHVGKRIRQRRWLVGMTQQKLAEMVGIKFQQIQKYETGANRVSASRLWDIGEAMGVNVSFFFEGLDGDVGSKPSGRFVPGDLLEDKEAMDLVRSYYAIPKNQRRRLFELARVLSDVA
- a CDS encoding 8-oxoguanine deaminase, whose protein sequence is MTEVLVKGADCILTMDDDRRELAGADILLRNGRIAGVGQELETSGETVLAAGCVVTPGLVNTHHHLYQTLTRAVPGGQDALLFGWLKTLYPIWARFTPDHMHTSAQVGLAELALSGCTLSSDHLYLYPNGARLEDTIHAAAELGLRFHPTRGSMSIGESLGGLPPDNLVEQEAAILEDCIRVIDAFHDPSEGSMCRVGLAPCSPFSVSTGLMRDTALLARDKGVMLHTHLAENEEDIAYSLAAYGKRPGEYAQDLGWTGPDVWHAHCVKLDTSEIDLFARTRTGVAHCPCSNCRLGSGIAPVRALRDAGVPVGLGVDGSASNDAGNLVAEARQAMLLQRVANGADAMSAREALEIATRGGADTLSRPDCGRIAVGKRADLAIWDVSGIASAGSWDPAALLLAGPTTVRDLFVEGRQIVRDGQITTLDMGAVIARQNTLARQLQDAL
- a CDS encoding LysR family transcriptional regulator, which encodes MRNLDITTLRSFAAVAETGGVTRAAGFLHLTQSAVSMQLKRLEETLGLELLDRSGRTIALTSAGEQLLVYAKRMVALNDEVIVRLTDQAYVGTIRLGVPHDIVYPAIPRVLKQFNAAFPRVQVQLISCYTKALKADFGKGEIDLILTTETFVDAGGETLCVKPLCWLGAPDGSAWRQRPLKLAFGRHCTFRPRVIERLDKAGIDWDVIVETDSDRTIEATVSADLAINTMIEGTEPPHLQRIDHGGHLPDLPAQMINLYGATRSKNMVHDALADLLRRAFGNEEHTRLRAV
- the guaD gene encoding guanine deaminase; translated protein: MSKQILLTGHVLKTTGDPFADADAVQIHAGHGVLIEGNHIAATGPADRLRAQAPQAEVHDHANRLILPGFVDAHVHYPQTAIIASWGKRLIDWLNTYTFPEESRFGDTDYAARVSGDYLDLALAHGTTTMCSFATIHPASVDAFFEAAAARDMRVVAGKTCMDRNAPDTLRDTAQSAYDDSKALLTRWHGTGRAHYAITPRFSPTSTPEQLEALGALWAEHPDCLMQTHLSEQVDEIAWVRDLYPQARDYLDTYEARGLLGAHGVYGHAIHMEPREIDRLAEVGAAVVHCPTSNTFIGSGLMDLAGLAARGIAIGLATDTGGGSSFSMLRTMAAAYEIGQLRGTPLHARHLLWLATAGSARSLHLHDRIGTLAAGYEADICVLDLASTPAIAQRAANVSDIWEAVFATIMMGDDRAVAQVWVNGRVVT
- a CDS encoding inositol monophosphatase family protein codes for the protein MTYTHDALLDVAQQLADAARAAILPHFRNIGLTAENKLSGGYDPVTIADRAAEEAMRAVLADLRPDDAILGEEFGAVAGSSGLTWVLDPIDGTRGFVSGTPTWGVLIAVGGKDGPEIGIIDQPYIGERFIGTPEAAWVHGPQGRAPLKTRPPRPLSQATVFTTFPEVGTPADAAAFVDVAGRAQLTRYGMDCYAYALVAAGQVDLVIEAGLNAYDIQAPIAVIQAAGGIVTDWQGGPVHNGGRALAAANAGIHAEALAILAKHI